In Synergistales bacterium, a genomic segment contains:
- a CDS encoding universal stress protein, with protein sequence MRKALAAIDESTISKELISYAFRYASLEQLDGLTFFHVINQPHFSKDLHYSYTLPDEDDLINRATSRFTGIIEEEREKSDAAVCPYQLHVRVGTAYHKIIEEARKPEYEIILIGHRGLNDIEEFFIGSVASKVVRHAPCSVLVYHPRLTFHPSEEPQT encoded by the coding sequence ATGCGCAAAGCGTTGGCCGCCATCGACGAAAGCACGATCAGCAAAGAGCTTATCTCCTATGCCTTCCGCTACGCTTCACTGGAGCAGCTGGACGGATTGACCTTCTTCCACGTCATCAATCAGCCCCACTTCTCCAAGGATCTCCACTACTCCTACACGCTTCCCGACGAAGATGATCTGATCAACAGAGCAACCAGCAGATTCACCGGCATCATCGAGGAGGAGCGGGAAAAGAGCGATGCGGCTGTCTGCCCCTACCAGCTCCATGTGCGGGTGGGAACGGCCTACCACAAGATCATCGAGGAGGCCCGCAAGCCGGAGTACGAGATCATCCTGATCGGCCACCGGGGCCTCAACGACATCGAGGAGTTCTTTATCGGCAGCGTTGCGTCAAAGGTAGTCCGGCACGCCCCCTGTTCCGTGCTCGTCTACCATCCCAGACTGACGTTCCACCCCAGCGAGGAACCCCAGACGTAA